The proteins below are encoded in one region of Rhizobacter sp.:
- a CDS encoding ABC transporter ATP-binding protein — translation MPNAMRTPPPAGCVFRTRGLGKSYGSGETRVDALREVDLDIVRGEFVVLLGPSGSGKSTLLNILGGLDVPSTGQVMFGDEDLSRADDAALTTYRREHVGFVFQFYNLIPSLTVRENVALVTDIVKNPMTVDDAIDRVGLTPRRDHFPAQLSGGEQQRVAIARAIVKRPEVLLCDEPTGALDYQTGKLVLEVIARINAELGTTTIVITHNAAIAGMADRVVYLGDGRVQRVEVNEKKLSPAELSW, via the coding sequence ATGCCCAACGCGATGCGCACGCCGCCCCCGGCCGGCTGCGTCTTCCGCACGCGCGGGCTCGGCAAGTCCTACGGCAGCGGCGAGACGCGGGTGGACGCGCTGCGCGAGGTCGACCTCGACATCGTTCGCGGAGAGTTCGTGGTGCTGCTCGGGCCTTCGGGCAGCGGCAAGTCGACCCTGCTCAACATCCTCGGCGGCCTCGACGTGCCGAGCACCGGCCAGGTGATGTTTGGCGACGAAGACCTGAGCCGCGCCGACGATGCCGCGCTCACCACCTACCGCCGCGAGCACGTGGGCTTCGTGTTCCAGTTCTACAACCTGATCCCGAGCCTCACGGTGCGCGAGAACGTTGCCCTCGTGACCGACATCGTGAAGAACCCGATGACGGTCGACGACGCCATCGACCGTGTCGGCCTCACGCCGCGGCGCGACCACTTCCCCGCGCAGCTTTCGGGCGGCGAGCAGCAGCGCGTGGCCATCGCCCGGGCCATCGTGAAGCGGCCCGAGGTGCTGCTGTGCGACGAGCCCACCGGCGCGCTCGACTACCAGACCGGCAAGCTGGTGCTGGAGGTCATCGCCCGCATCAACGCCGAACTGGGCACCACCACCATCGTGATCACCCACAACGCCGCCATCGCCGGCATGGCCGACCGCGTGGTCTACCTCGGCGACGGCCGCGTGCAGCGGGTGGAAGTCAACGAGAAGAAGCTCTCGCCCGCAGAGCTCTCGTGGTGA